A genomic stretch from Arachis stenosperma cultivar V10309 chromosome 3, arast.V10309.gnm1.PFL2, whole genome shotgun sequence includes:
- the LOC130966276 gene encoding uncharacterized protein LOC130966276: MGFEKANAERKLQLQELESLLLEAYENSRLYKEKMKAVHDQHIKRKEFQPGHLVLLYNSRLRLMPGKLRSRWEGPYRVERAELYGVFHLSHPSSSELIKVNGHCLKLYHGEKATKNKELEIFLLEDPLATEN; this comes from the coding sequence ATGGGATTTGAGAAAGCCAAtgctgaaaggaagttgcaactaCAAGAATTGGAGAGCCTTctcctagaagcttatgagaactcaagacTGTACAAGGAGAAAATGAAGGCTGTACATGATCAACACATCAAGAGAAAGGAGTTCCAACCTGGGCATTTGGTTCTTCTTTACAACTCTagactgaggctcatgccaggcaaacTGCGATCAAGGTGGGAAGGTCCATATAGAGTCGAGAGAGCTGAGCTGTACGGAGTTTTTCATCTAAGTCacccttcaagctctgaactcaTCAAGGTTAATGGACATTGTTTGAAGCTCTACCATGGTGAGAAGGCGACGAAAAACAAGGAGTTAGAGATCTTCCTCCTGGAGGATCCACTCGCAACTGAAAACTGA